TTCCCCTTCCCCTTCCCCTTCCCCTTCCCCTTCCCCCTCGCCCTCGCCTTCCCCTTCGCCCTCGCCCGCCAGCCCGCCGACCACGTCGCCCGTCAGCGTAATGGGCCCGAGACTTTCCGTGCCATACCCGCGCACTTTGATGGTGAAGATGTCATCGGAAAGATCGGCGCCAAAGATCGCGAACACGCCCAGTTCGACAGGAGAACTTCCGATGACGGCGTTGGTCAGACTGCCGATTTCGATCGCGGGTTCCGCGCCGTTCAAACCGAAGGTCTGGCGGACGGTCTTCGTTTCCGCGTCGTAGGCGAGCCGCACCTTGATGCGCGTCACCTCCGTGCCCGCGTCGAAACACGTGACGTTGTCCGGCGCATCCGCTGCGCGCGACAGGTTAAGGTTGCTGTGATTGCGCACCGACCAGCGCCCGTGCAGCGTGCCTTCCGGATTCTCATTCGGCCATTCAATGCCCAGACGGAACCGGGCCACGTCCACCTCATTCGAAGTCAACGGCGTGCCGATATACAGGTAGGTGTTCGAGGCGCTTTCGTCCGGCTCATCTTCGGGGTCCTGCTGCTGGATGGCGGTATCCACCGTCCACACGGCCGTAAGCGTCCAATCCTTGGCGTCGTTCAACACGACCGGCGATGCGCCGTTATAGCTGAGCGCCAGATAACCAATCCCGCCGTTCGGGCCCACGCTGACTTCATAGGTGCCGTCCACAGCATCTTGTATAAGGAGGTTATCGCCGCCGTTCGGACCAATCGAGGGCGAACCCGCGCCCGGAGCCCCAGGAATCGCGGCCTCGGTCCAGTAGAGCGTCTCAGGCCCGGCCATGTCGCCCCAGACAAGGGTCATCTGCACCGCAGCGGCATTGACGCCGAGGGTCATGATAAAAAGAAACAAGGATGGAACAGGAAAAAAAAGTGCACGCCGCATAACCAAGCTCCCTGCACAAGATGTCTCAGGCGAGGCCACCATCACTCCACCTTGAATTATATCATGCCCCGGCGTTATCGGTACGTCATGTTCCATATTGGACCATCATCTCCCTGGCCGGCTATTCGTTACCGGGCAGGGCGCCTGGCGGACGGGCCTCGGCCTTGAGGACTTTCTCGAAAAGCCGGGCCTGTGCGCTCAGCCGTTCCACCACATCCGGATGTTCCGAAGCGACGTCTCGCGTCTCACCGGGGTCCTGCTGCAAATCGAAAAGAGCCAAGCCGATCTCGCCTTTTTCATACCGTCCCGGCTTGCCGCCGCTTCCCCCTTGGGCGAGCTGATTGTAGCTGTGAGGCAAGTGCAATTTCCATCTGTCCGCCCGCACGGCCTGGAGTTCGTCGCTTCGAAAGAAGTAGAAGGCCTCGTGCGGAGTATTCGCGCCGGTCGCGCCGGACAACAACGGCCAGATGTCCCTGCCATCGATGACGCGGTCCGCTGGCGGTTCCGCGCCCGCGAGGCGCGCGAACGTGGGCAGCAAATCGAAAAGGACGGCCATCTCCCGGCAGATGCTTCCTGCTGGAATGCGCCCCGGCCATCGTGCGATGCAGACCTCGCGCTGTCCACCCTCGAAGGTTGTGGTTTTTCCTTCCCGTAAGGGCATCGCGCTGCCGCCGTGGTCGCCGTAAATCAGCCAAGGGCCGTTGTCGCTGCTGAACAATACAAGCGTGTGCTCGGCCAATCCCAGCCGGTTGAGCGCATCGAGGATCTGTCCGGCCGACCAGTCGATCTCCATGATTACATCGCCGTACATGCCTTGGCGCGACTTGCCCCGGAACTTCTCTGAGACATGCAGCGGCACATGTGGCATGCTGTGGGGCAGATACACGAAGAAGGGTTCCTGCGCGTGCTTCTCCATGAATTGCACGGCGCGTTCCGTATAGCGCGTGGTCAACTGGGTCTGATCCGGGTTCCGCTCGATGACCGTTTCGCCGTCGATTAGCGGTAATTCCGGATATCCGGCGGGCCGGTTCGGCGCGGGAAGCATGTCGTTCGAGTACGGCAAGCCGAAGTATTCGTCAAACCCGTGGCGCGTGGGCAGGAATTCCGGGTGATGCCCGAGATGCCACTTCCCGAAACAGCCCGTCGCGTAACCTTGCGTCTTCAGGATTTCCGCGATAGTGACCTCGCCGGCATTCAACCCAATGCGCGACGGCGGATGAAGCACATCTGGCAGACCGACGCGCTGGGGGTAGCAGCCCGTCATGAGCGCGGCTCGCGACGGCGTGCACACAGGCGCAGCCGAGTAGAAGTCGGTAAACCGCATTCCTTCCGCGGCCATGCGGTCCAGGTTGGGCGTCTCAAAGCCCTCGGCGCCGTAGCAGCCCACGTCCGAGTAACCCTGGTCATCGGTCAGGATAATGACGAAGTTGGGCTTGCGCCCGGCCTCGGCGCCCCGCGCGCGCACGGCCAGTGCAGCCGCACCCGCACCCACCGTCAGAAGAAAAGTTCTGCGGTCACATGCACGTCTGTTCACGCGCGCTTCCTCCTCGGTCCGTTCATTCCCGCTCCCATTTGAGCACCCACGGGTCCGCCGTGCGCTCCTGAAACGCGCGCAGCCTGGTCTGTAACTCCGCCAGCAATCCGGCATGCTGCGGGCTCTCGGCGAGATTCCGCACTTCGTGCGGGTCTTCTTCGAGGTCATAGAGTTCAAAGCGCGGCCGGTGCAGCAGCGCCTCGACCGTCCGTTGCCCGTACATCGTGTCGCCGCGCCGCAACACGCCCTGCCACGTGCTCGATTTCCACAGGTCCGAGGCAAACGGATACTCGAGGCCGTGCGCGATGTTCCAAATGAGTTTGTGCCGCCGCGTGCGCACCGCGCGCATCGGATAATACATCGTCACCTCGTGGAACGTATGCGAAGCATACACCTCGTCCCAGCCTTCCGGGTTCTCCTCGCCGAGCGCGGCCCGGAACGACCGCCCGTGAAAAGGCGGCTTATCCGGCAGCGCGCCCGCATAGTCGAGCAGCGTCGGCGTAATATCGGCCCAATTGATCATGGCATTGCACACTTGGCCGCGCCGTTCCTGGAACGGGTCGCGAACGACGCACGGCAGGCGGACGCCCGGTTCGTAGACCGTCGTCTTCGCGCCGGGGAACGCGATGCCGTTGTCGGAGAGGTAGACAACCACGGTGTCTTCCCAGCGCCCGGTCTCGCGCAGGATTTCGGTCAGCCGCTTCAACCCGCTGTCGCAGCGCTGTACCGACATGTAGTACTGCGCCAGTTCTTCGCGGCACTCCGGCGTGTCCGGCAGGAACGGGGGCGGCGTCACGCCGGCGGGATCCACGGGGTCCGAGCCGTCGCGGCGGAACGGACGGTGCGGCTCCGTCGTGCAGACGTACAGGAAGAACGGCCGGCCGGCGGCGGCTTCGATATAGTCCCGGCAGTTCTCCGCCATTTCGGCGGGCGCATGGCCGGGGATCTGTTGTTCAAAGTGATAGGCGGGCTCCGGGGCGACGTGGAACTTGCCCGCGCAAGCCGTGCGGTAACCGGCCTCGGCGAGCAACACGGGCAGTGACCGCACAGTGTCGAACGACGCGAAATGATGATGGCTGTGCTGCAGCCCATACATGCCGTTGGCGTGGTTATACTGCCCGGTGAGAATAACAGACCGGCTCGGGCTGCAACTGGCCGTCGTGCAGAACGCGTGCGAGAACCGCGTGCCGTCCTCCGCGAGCGCGTCGAGCCCCGGCGTCTTGATGTTGGGGTGGCCGTAACAGCCGGCGTCGCCCATGCCGTGGTCATCTCCCACATAGAGCAGCAGGTTCGGACGCCGCGCCTCGCTCACCGCCGGTTCCTGCCGCGCCAGCGCGAACGTCGCAGCGCCCGCCCCCACGGTCTTCATGAAATCACGCCTCTTCATCCATAGGCCCTCCGGTTGTACCCCCCCTTTGCCGGGACGCATGGTACAGGGATTGCGGCGTCGCGGCAAGGCCTGCCACAGGACGCGGTGTTTGTATCACAGCGGAACGTCTGGCTATACTCGCCCCACGCATGTTAAGGAACAGGCTGCCGCCGTGGGTGAACCTTTTGTTGCACAATCATTGACGGGCTGGGGGCGCATGGCGCCTCAGATGTGCCACGTCTACCGGCCGGAAAAACCCCGGTTGGTCGCGGACATTCTGCGCGACCGGGCGCAGGCGCACTACATTGCCCGCGGCCTGGGCCGCAGCTATGGCGACACGGCGGTCAACGCGGCCGGGGGGGTCATCGATTTCTCGCGCTTGAACCGGATGCTGCGGTTTGACCCGGAAACGGGGATACTCGAATGCGAGGCGGGCGTCTCGCTCGCCGAGATCATCGAGACATTCCTGCCCCGGGGCTTCTTCCTGCCCGTTACGCCCGGCACGAAGTTTGTCACGGTCGGTGGCGCCATCGCGAACGACGTGCACGGCAAGAACCACCACCGGGACGGCACTTTTGGGCGTTTTGTGCTCGAATGCAGCCTCTGTACGCCGGACGGCCGGGTGTTTACCTGTTCCCCGGAGCAGAATGCCGACCTGTTCTGGGCGACTGTCGGCGGGATAGGCCTGACGGGGGTCATTAGCACCGCGCGCGTCCGGCTGCAGCGCGTGGAGAGCGCGTACATCGTCGTGGATTACTACAAGTCGCGCGACCTCGAGGACGCCCTGGCCACTATGGAAGCCACGGACAGCCAATACCAGTATTCCGTCGCGTGGGTGGACTGCCTGGCGCGCGGCAAATCGCTGGGCCGGTGCGTGCTCATGCGCGGCAACCACGCGGCGCCCTCGCAGTTGTGCGGGCGCACCGCCGGGGCGCCCTTTGCGATCCCCGCGCGCCGCAAGAGCAACGTGCCCGTGGATTGCCCCGGGTTCCTGCTCAACCCCGTCAATATACGGGCGTTCAACACGCTGTTCTACTCGATCCACCGGTCCGTGGCAGGGCAAATCATCGATTACGACCGCTATTTCTACCCGCTGGACCGCATTCACAACTGGAACCGCCTCTACGGCAAGTGCGGGTTCGTCCAGTATCAGGCAACCCTGCCGCCGGACGGCGCGAAGGGACTTGTCGCCCTGCTGGAACGGCTCAGCGCCGAGAGCCGCGGGTCCTTCTTAGGGGTACTGAAGCGGTTCGGCGACGCGAACCCTGGTCTGTTGTCGCACCCGATGAAGGGCTACACCCTTACGCTCGATATTCCGAACCGGGACGGCCTGATCCCGTTTCTGCGCAATCTTGACCGGATATTGCTCGCGCATGGCGGGCGTCTCTACCTCGCGAAAGACGCCGTCGCCGCGCCGGAAGCCGTGGCGGAGATGTACCCTCTTTTGCCGCGGTTCCGGGAGGTCAAAGGGCGGGTCGACCCGGAGAACCGGCTCTCCTCGTCGATGGCGCGCCGTCTCGGCATCGTGAGCACCTAGGAAGGACGGCACTATGGGCCGCAACCCGTCGGAAAACGCGAACAAGACCGCCGTGATCCTGGGCGCCGCCTCGACCGTCGCCCGCGGCATCACCGCGGAACTGGCGCGCCGCGGTTACGCACTCGTGCTTGCGGATTTCGACCACGAGGAGAACCAGCGCATCGCCGCGGACACCGCCCTCCGGTTTAACGCGCAGTGTCATGCCCTGCCCTTCGACGCAACCGCCTGCGCAACGCATGCCGCCTTCGTGGAGGAGTGCACGCGCATGCTCGGCGGCGTGCCGGACGGCGTGGTGCTGTGTTTCGGCTACATGCCCGAACAGGCGGAAGCACAAAGGGATTTCGCGAAGGCACAGCGCGCCATTGATACGAATCTCACGGGCGCGATATCGGTCCTCGAATTGTTCGCTGGCGCCTTCGAGCAGCGCGGTAGCGGGTTCATCGCCGGGTTGTCTTCCGTAGCGGGAGACCGCGGACGCAAAGCGAACTACATCTACGGCGCGTCAAAGGCCGGGTTCACGTGCTTCCTCTCCGGTTTGCGGAACCGTCTGTCCGCGGCGGGTGTCCGAGTACTCACCGTAAAGCCGGGGTTCATGGATACAAAGATGACTTACGGAATGCCGTTGCCGGGGCCGCTAGTCGCCACGCCTGAGCAGGCGGCTTGCGCGATCGTTCGCGCCCTGGAAGACGGGAAAGACGAAATCTACGTTCGTTTTTTCTGGCGGTATATCATGCTGGTGATCCGGCACATCCCGGAGCGCATATTCAAGAAGATGAGTATTTGAGGCCGCATGCGGGCACGGACTGAGAACAGTCCCGGCGGCGAGGCTTAAGCAGAGAGGTTCACGGATGTCCACCGCGCCGAATACGAGCATGCTGCGCGCCGTCGTGCAGGTGATGCGCTGTTATCAGTGGACCAAGAACCTGCTCGTGCTCGCCGCTCTCATCTTCGCGGGACAAGCCCTGATCCCCGGACAGTTCGTGCGGGCGCTCGTGGCGTTCGCGGCCTTCTGCCTGGCCGCGAGCGGCGCGTATATCATCAACGACCTGCTGGATATCGAGCAGGACCGCGCCCACCCCAGCAAGCGCCATCGACCCCTGGCGAGCGGAACTCTGTCCGTGCGCCTCGCGGTCGTGCTGATAGCCGCGCTGCTTGCGGGCGGCGTGACGACGGCCTGCGCCCTGGGCGCGAAATTCCTGCTTGCGCTGCTCTTCTACCTCTTCCTTACGATCAGCTATTCCGCCGTATGGAAGCACTACATCATTCTGGACGTGCTCGCCGTGGCAATGGGCTTCGTCGTTCGCGCCATCGCGGGCGCGATCGCGCTCGACGTCGTGTTCTCGAAGTGGCTCGTGGTCTGCACGCTTTTCCTCGCCCTTTTTCTCGCGCTCAGCAAGCGACGCCACGAGATCACGCTGCTCGAACAGGATGCGGGCGATCACCGGCCCGTGCTTCATTACTACACCACGCAGTACCTCGATTCCCTGATCCATATCGTGGCGGGCGGCGCACTGCTCACCTATGCCATCTATACGTGTTCACCGGAGGTGGTTGCGAACTTCGGGACCGACAAGCTGTACATTACCCTGCCGTTCGTCGTGTACGGGCTGTTCCGCTACCTCTATCTCGTGCAACACAAGACCGGCGGCGGCGACCCGAGCGGAACCCTGTTCGAAGACTTGCCCCTTGGTCTGACCGTCCTGCTCTGGGGTCTCGCAAACCTCCTTATTATTTACTCCTAGTGCGGCGCGGTGTAAGCGACGACAAGCTATCCTAAAATCCGTGTAACGAGCAGAATCGCGCGTTCGACAGGAAGATACCATTCAAAGAGCCGGGGCGCCTTTGCCCGCGTTTCATGGGGGCGAGGCATGCCTCCTCCCTGCAACGGGCATGAATCAGGGTTGTGTGTCTCCAGTCCTGCAAGAAGAGACGGGGTAATGTGCGCTGCCTTGGGGGTGCTCTTGAGCCCTTTCCCTGTTGGTGAGTCCGGGGCGGGTCAGCGCAGGACGCGGTTGCGCACGCGGTTGTACACAATCCAGAACTTCCGCAAGCGGTCCGTGACGCGCGGATCGAGCGTCTCGGGCGAATACGCCGAGGCCACATACAGCAGCGTGAGTTCCCGCGCTTCCTCCCGCAGCGTGCGCAGCGCCTCGGGAAACGAGTTGATGAACTCGAACGGCGTCTGGAAGTCCTTGCGGGGCACGCCGAGGTCGTACGCGAGCGCGCACAACGCGTCGTAGGCATACGCGACATGGTCTGAGATGCTCATCCGCGCGGCGGACGCCGCGTCGCCCATCGAGTTACGGTATTTCGTACAGGTGGCAATGTCCCGGTGAATACGGACGCGCCGTTTCCGGCGCGGCAGCCGGGGCAGGCGCAGCAACCGCATCAACAACCGATCTATCAGGTCGAAGAATCCCGCCACGAAGCGCGGATAACGGTCGCGGCGCCGCGCGATGCGCGCCGCGAACGCGCCAACCATGCGCAGCGCGCCATAGGCCAGAAACGCGCCAAACAACGCGAGCACGGCCTTCCCGAGCCGGTCGACAAAGCGCGTCGTGCGCGCCACGAATGCGTCGGGCAACGTCGCCGGGTCCACTATCTGGAGCGTGGCCTCGTCGCGCACCCAGGGGTCGGCCCGGTGCTCGTCCACGTAGGCGATGTCCGGCAACGCGGGCATGGGCAATTGCAGCGCGCCCGCGAGCACCAGCACGACCATGACGGCGCCCAGACCGACCCAGAACGGCCCGATGGCCGCGGGAACGGGTGTATTGCGCGCGCGGAAATAGGCGCGCACGCCCCCGAGGCTCGTCAGCATCAGGAGCATCAGCGCGGCCACGCAATACACCCCCATATAGAACATGCCCGACCGCACCCAGCGCTCGCCGCCGTGGCGTATCACCGGCAGGCCAACGGCGAAGATGAACAGCACGGGAATCGAAAACAGCAGGATCGAGATGCCCGGGTGCCCCTTCGGCAAGCGCTGCGTCGCCGCCAAGGGCGCCGCCGGCGGTTTCACCTTCTCTGCCAAATGGTCCGTGGATGGGTCGAAGGCGTCCAAACCGTACCACGCGCCTTTCGCGGCTTCTTCCGCGGTATCATAGCTCCAACGGCTGGCTTGCTTTGGCGCGGCCACCGGCGTTTCCTCACGCCAGAACGCTCGCTGCACGCTGAGCGCCGTCCCGCGCAGAATGCCGATGTCGCCCGCCGACAGGTTCTCGTCGACGCAGCACTCGTGCGTGAGCCGGTTGACAAGCCACCACAAGAAGATAACGATAACCATGTTGAACGCCGTGGCGAGCAGCGGATTATCGTTCATGAAATTGCGCGTGACCGAGCCGACGCCGTACACGCTCGTCGTCATCAGCGTGTACATTCCCACGCTCCCCGCGAACACGAGGATGTAGAGAATCGATTCGTTGGACCCGTCGCGCGCGATCAGCCGGTTCAGCGCCACCACGCCCAGGATGAAAAAGAACGCCACCACGCGCAGATTGCTGTCGTGGACCGCCGTATACACGTACCGCACGTCGAGCAGGAAATGGACCACGACATAGACCATAACGAGGATCATGAACGGCGTCAGTCCGTCGATCAGCCAGTCGGTGACCGTGCGCACGATGGGACGCGGCCCCTGCGCTGCCGCGCCGCCCAGCGAAGCAAAGTCGGTGCGCGCGGCCTTGCGCTTCTTCGGCTGCGCGGTCACCGCCGCCGCATTCAGCGTGTGAAAGTCCGTCCGGACCGGCGGTTCATCGTCCGATCTTTGCGGGGGACAACTCATGCAGGCTCCATTCGTGCTCGATGTGAAAGACGTGGATATCGTACGGGGCAAGCAGCGCGGCGGCTTCTTTGTACGCTTCCAGATCCCTGATCACAAACGCCGTTACGTTGAATCCCGACAGCTTCATCGCGGCCAGAGTCAACGCCAATTCGCCGGTCACCTGCGGCACGACGGGCAGCAGCGCCGCGTCGCGCGGCAGGCGCCGGAACTCGTTCACAATCAGCCGGTTCGCGTCGAGGCCTCGCCCCGGCAGCACCCGCGCCAGGTTCTCGGCAATCTTTCGCGCCTGGAGCGGGCTGCGCATGGTCGGCACGGTCAGCGGGCTGATGCGCGTGGACTCGCCCTCGCCCGCCACGCGCATTTCCGCCTCGATGCGCGA
This genomic stretch from Candidatus Hydrogenedentota bacterium harbors:
- a CDS encoding sulfatase translates to MPDCWRSYRPGCARFRSARRTRGCSNGSGNERTEEEARVNRRACDRRTFLLTVGAGAAALAVRARGAEAGRKPNFVIILTDDQGYSDVGCYGAEGFETPNLDRMAAEGMRFTDFYSAAPVCTPSRAALMTGCYPQRVGLPDVLHPPSRIGLNAGEVTIAEILKTQGYATGCFGKWHLGHHPEFLPTRHGFDEYFGLPYSNDMLPAPNRPAGYPELPLIDGETVIERNPDQTQLTTRYTERAVQFMEKHAQEPFFVYLPHSMPHVPLHVSEKFRGKSRQGMYGDVIMEIDWSAGQILDALNRLGLAEHTLVLFSSDNGPWLIYGDHGGSAMPLREGKTTTFEGGQREVCIARWPGRIPAGSICREMAVLFDLLPTFARLAGAEPPADRVIDGRDIWPLLSGATGANTPHEAFYFFRSDELQAVRADRWKLHLPHSYNQLAQGGSGGKPGRYEKGEIGLALFDLQQDPGETRDVASEHPDVVERLSAQARLFEKVLKAEARPPGALPGNE
- a CDS encoding sulfatase, giving the protein MKRRDFMKTVGAGAATFALARQEPAVSEARRPNLLLYVGDDHGMGDAGCYGHPNIKTPGLDALAEDGTRFSHAFCTTASCSPSRSVILTGQYNHANGMYGLQHSHHHFASFDTVRSLPVLLAEAGYRTACAGKFHVAPEPAYHFEQQIPGHAPAEMAENCRDYIEAAAGRPFFLYVCTTEPHRPFRRDGSDPVDPAGVTPPPFLPDTPECREELAQYYMSVQRCDSGLKRLTEILRETGRWEDTVVVYLSDNGIAFPGAKTTVYEPGVRLPCVVRDPFQERRGQVCNAMINWADITPTLLDYAGALPDKPPFHGRSFRAALGEENPEGWDEVYASHTFHEVTMYYPMRAVRTRRHKLIWNIAHGLEYPFASDLWKSSTWQGVLRRGDTMYGQRTVEALLHRPRFELYDLEEDPHEVRNLAESPQHAGLLAELQTRLRAFQERTADPWVLKWERE
- a CDS encoding FAD-binding oxidoreductase; this translates as MAPQMCHVYRPEKPRLVADILRDRAQAHYIARGLGRSYGDTAVNAAGGVIDFSRLNRMLRFDPETGILECEAGVSLAEIIETFLPRGFFLPVTPGTKFVTVGGAIANDVHGKNHHRDGTFGRFVLECSLCTPDGRVFTCSPEQNADLFWATVGGIGLTGVISTARVRLQRVESAYIVVDYYKSRDLEDALATMEATDSQYQYSVAWVDCLARGKSLGRCVLMRGNHAAPSQLCGRTAGAPFAIPARRKSNVPVDCPGFLLNPVNIRAFNTLFYSIHRSVAGQIIDYDRYFYPLDRIHNWNRLYGKCGFVQYQATLPPDGAKGLVALLERLSAESRGSFLGVLKRFGDANPGLLSHPMKGYTLTLDIPNRDGLIPFLRNLDRILLAHGGRLYLAKDAVAAPEAVAEMYPLLPRFREVKGRVDPENRLSSSMARRLGIVST
- a CDS encoding SDR family oxidoreductase, with protein sequence MGRNPSENANKTAVILGAASTVARGITAELARRGYALVLADFDHEENQRIAADTALRFNAQCHALPFDATACATHAAFVEECTRMLGGVPDGVVLCFGYMPEQAEAQRDFAKAQRAIDTNLTGAISVLELFAGAFEQRGSGFIAGLSSVAGDRGRKANYIYGASKAGFTCFLSGLRNRLSAAGVRVLTVKPGFMDTKMTYGMPLPGPLVATPEQAACAIVRALEDGKDEIYVRFFWRYIMLVIRHIPERIFKKMSI
- a CDS encoding decaprenyl-phosphate phosphoribosyltransferase — protein: MSTAPNTSMLRAVVQVMRCYQWTKNLLVLAALIFAGQALIPGQFVRALVAFAAFCLAASGAYIINDLLDIEQDRAHPSKRHRPLASGTLSVRLAVVLIAALLAGGVTTACALGAKFLLALLFYLFLTISYSAVWKHYIILDVLAVAMGFVVRAIAGAIALDVVFSKWLVVCTLFLALFLALSKRRHEITLLEQDAGDHRPVLHYYTTQYLDSLIHIVAGGALLTYAIYTCSPEVVANFGTDKLYITLPFVVYGLFRYLYLVQHKTGGGDPSGTLFEDLPLGLTVLLWGLANLLIIYS
- a CDS encoding DUF4129 domain-containing protein translates to MSCPPQRSDDEPPVRTDFHTLNAAAVTAQPKKRKAARTDFASLGGAAAQGPRPIVRTVTDWLIDGLTPFMILVMVYVVVHFLLDVRYVYTAVHDSNLRVVAFFFILGVVALNRLIARDGSNESILYILVFAGSVGMYTLMTTSVYGVGSVTRNFMNDNPLLATAFNMVIVIFLWWLVNRLTHECCVDENLSAGDIGILRGTALSVQRAFWREETPVAAPKQASRWSYDTAEEAAKGAWYGLDAFDPSTDHLAEKVKPPAAPLAATQRLPKGHPGISILLFSIPVLFIFAVGLPVIRHGGERWVRSGMFYMGVYCVAALMLLMLTSLGGVRAYFRARNTPVPAAIGPFWVGLGAVMVVLVLAGALQLPMPALPDIAYVDEHRADPWVRDEATLQIVDPATLPDAFVARTTRFVDRLGKAVLALFGAFLAYGALRMVGAFAARIARRRDRYPRFVAGFFDLIDRLLMRLLRLPRLPRRKRRVRIHRDIATCTKYRNSMGDAASAARMSISDHVAYAYDALCALAYDLGVPRKDFQTPFEFINSFPEALRTLREEARELTLLYVASAYSPETLDPRVTDRLRKFWIVYNRVRNRVLR